One window of the Salvelinus sp. IW2-2015 linkage group LG10, ASM291031v2, whole genome shotgun sequence genome contains the following:
- the LOC111969146 gene encoding serine/threonine-protein kinase ULK3, whose amino-acid sequence MASSFTPPKLADFILTERLGSGTYATVYKAYRKGDNREVVAVKVVGKKSLNKVSMENLLTEIEILKTVRHPHIVQLKDLQWDSDNIYLILEWCSGGDLSRFIHSRRLLPERVARLFLQQIACALQFLHNHNISHLDLKPQNILLSGSVLKLADFGFASYMSPWDEQSALRGSPLYMAPEMVCRRQYDSRVDLWSVGVILYETLFGRAPFASRSYAELEEKIRSDKLIELPAGARVSRNCRDLLLRLLDRDPDTRLTFTQLFSHPWVDLEHMPNEESLGKAKDLVLKAVQKDQEGDRSAALSLYCSALEHFVPAIHYETDRLRKDALRKKVSQYVSRAEGLKALVSADNSLCFEQFKSTRDILREMSRDQPRVLAALELASTAIAMEENGIEDHDTLALYQQSLGELLLALAAEAQGRRRELLHGEIKSLMTRAEYLKKDQAKHFGP is encoded by the exons ATGGCTTCGAGCTTCACCCCACCGAAACTGGCTGATTTCATTCTCACTGAGAGGCTGGGCAGTGGCACCTATGCGACAGTTTACAAAGCCTACAGAAAG GGGGACAACCGGGAGGTGGTGGCAGTGAAGGTGGTTGGGAAGAAGAGTCTGAACAAGGTGTCTATGGAGAACCTGCTGACTGAGATAGAGATCCTGAAAACTGTTCGCCACCCTCACATTGTTCAGCTGAAGGACTTRCAG TGGGACAGTGAYAACATCTATCTGATCCTGGAGTGGTGTTCTGGTGGGGACCTGTCCCGTTTCATCCACAGTAGGCGCTTGCTACCTGAGAGGGTGGCTCGGCTCTTCCTGCAGCAGATAG CCTGCGCTCTTCAGTTTCTCCATAATCATAACATCTCCCATCTGGACCTGAAACCCCAGAACATTCTGCTCAGTGGTTCTGTCCTTAAACTAGCAG ATTTTGGCTTTGCGAGTTACATGTCTCCGTGGGATGAGCAGAGTGCTCTGAGGGGCTCTCCTCTCTACATGGCCCCTGAGATGGTGTGTCGACGGCAGTATGACTCKAGGGTCGACCTCTGGTCTGTGGGAGTCATCCTGTATG AGACACTATTTGGCCGAGCACCATTTGCCTCCAGATCCTATGCTGAACTGGAGGAGAAGATCCGCAGTGACAAGCTCATCGAG cTGCCTGCAGGGGCCAGAGTGTCCAGGAACTGCAGGGACTTACTGCTGCGGCTGCTGGACAGGGACCCTGACACCCGCCTCACCTTCACTCAGTTATTCTCCCACCCCTGGGTGGACCTCGAGCACATGCCCAACGAAGAGAGCCTGGGgaaagcg AAGGATCTGGTCCTGAAAGCTGTTCAGAAGGACCAGGAGGGTGATAGATCAGCTGCCCTGTCTCTGTACTGCAGCGCACTGGAGCACTTTGTCCCTGCCATTCACT ATGAAACAGACAGACTGCGTAAAGATGCCCTCAGGAAAAAG GTTAGTCAGTACGTGTCCAGGGCAGAGGGMCTGAAAGCTCTGGTGTCTGCAGACAACAGCCTCTGCTTTGAGCAGTTCAAGTCCACCAGAGACATCCTGAGAG AGATGTCCCGTGACCAACCACGGGTGCTGGCTGCTCTGGAGCTGGCATCTACAGCCATCGCCATG GAGGAGAATGGGATAGAGGACCATGATACACTGGCTCTGTACCAGCAGAGTCTGGGAGAACTACTGCTAGCCCTGGCAG CTGAAGCCCAGGGGCGCCGGAGAGAGCTGCTCCATGGTGAG ATCAAGAGCCTAATGACCCGAGCTGAATACCTCAAGAAAGATCAAG caaaacattttggtccATGA
- the LOC111969513 gene encoding threonine--tRNA ligase 1, cytoplasmic isoform X3, translating into MKENSNLKMAECMAARLTAQENQIELLTREFSLLRDGLNGGPEVASILASSPELESLRSENEKLKFRLVHLRQGLQEELALEGQGKGGTNKGQEKKTGKEQQQPNNRNYDNNKAETHETKPVVDKNNKEKPEKAQGGGGGRELKPWPGYISERMQLYEELKKESDALLARRAADSQPITVELPDGRRVEGQAWVTTPYQLACGISQGLADNAVISRVNGDLWDLDRPLEKSCSLEILRFDNDDAQAVYWHSSAHILGEAMEXFYGGCLCYGPPIENGFYYDMFLDGPQGVSSTEFEYLEALCKSVVKEKQPFERLEVSKETLLKMFKYNKFKCRILNEKVTTPTTTVYRCGPLIDLCRGPHVRHTGKIKALKIYKNSSTYWEGRSDMETLQRIYGISFPDSKMLKEWERFQEEARNRDHRKIGKEQELFFFHDLSPGSCFFLPRGAYLYNTLTDFIREEYCRRGFQEVASPNIYNSKLWETSGHWQHYSDNMYSFPVEQDNFALKPMNCPGHCLMFSHRPRSWRELPLRLADFGVLHRNELSGTLTGLTRVRRFQQDDAHIFCTMEQIESEMKGCLDFLRCVYDVFGFSFQLHLSTRPEKYLGDIAVWNQAEKQLENSLNEFGEPWKLNPGDGAFYGPKIDIKIKDAIGRYHQCATIQLDFQLPIRFNLTFVGKDGDDKARPVIIHRAILGSVERMIAILTENYAGKWPLWLSPRQVMFVPVNPTCEEYARRMCKQFVEAGFMADADVDSSCLXNKKIRNAQLAQYNFILVWGL; encoded by the exons ATGAAAGAGAATAGTAATTTAAAGATGGCGGAGTGCATGGCAGCACGTTTGACCGCGCAAGAGAACCAGATAGAGCTTCTCACTCGGGAATTTAGCCTCCTACGAGACGGGCTAAATGGTGGTCCAGAGGTCGCCAGCATTCTCGCCAGTTCTCCGGAGCTGGAGAGCTTACGGAGCGAGAATGAGAAGCTCAAATTTCGTCTCGTGCACCTCCGCCAGGGTCTCCAGGAAGAACTCGCCCTGGAGGGACAGGGCAAGGGGGGCACCAACAAAGGCCAGGAGAAGAAGACAGGGAAAGAACAACAACAGCCAAATAACCGCAATTATGATAATaataag GCAGAAACCCATGAGACCAAACCTGTTGTTGATAAGAACAACAAGGAGAAGCCAGAGAAGGCACAGGGAGGGGGTGGTGGCAGAGAG CTGAAACCGTGGCCTGGCTACATCTCAGAGCGCATGCAGCTGTATGAGGAGCTGAAAAAGGAGAGCGATGCCCTMCTGGCCAGGAGAGCTGCAGACAGCCAGCCCATCACTGTGGAGCTGCCAGATGGACGCAGGGTGGAGGGTCAGGCCTGGGTCACTACTCCCTACCAGCTGGCCTGTGGCATCAG TCAGGGCTTGGCTGACAATGCAGTGATTTCCCGGGTGAACGGGGACCTGTGGGACCTGGATAGACCTCTGGAGAAGAGCTGCTCACTGGAGATCCTGCGCTTTGACAATGATGATGCCCAGGCT GTGTACTGGCACTCCAGTGCTCACATCCTTGGTGAGGCCATGGAGCYTTTCTATGGAGGCTGTCTGTGTTATGGACCACCCATTGAGAATGGCTTCTACTATGACATGTTCCTCGATGGACCCCA GGGTGTGTCGAGTACAGAGTTTGAGTACCTGGAGGCGCTGTGCAAGTCTGTGGTGAAGGAGAAACAGCCCTTCGAGAGGCTGGAGGTCAGCAAGGAGACCCTACTGAAGATGTtcaag TACAACAAATTCAAGTGTCGCATTCTGAATGAGAAAGTCACCACACCCACTACAACAGTCTACAG ATGTGGGCCTCTGATTGACCTGTGTCGTGGGCCCCATGTAAGACACACAGGAAAGATTAAAGCCTTGAAGATCTACAAG AACTCTTCTACGTACTGGGAGGGCCGTTCGGACATGGAGACCCTGCAACGTATCTACGGCATCTCCTTCCCAGACTCCAAGATGCTGAAGGAGTGGGAACGCTTTCAGGAGGAGGCTAGGAACAGAGACCATCGGAAGATTGGAAAG GAACAGGAACTGTTTTTTTTCCATGACCTGAGCCCTGGCAGCTGCTTCTTCCTCCCGCGTGGAGCCTACCTGTACAACACACTCACTGACTTCATCAGG GAGGAATACTGTAGAAGAGGTTTTCAGGAGGTGGCCTCTCCTAACATCTATAACAGTAAGCTGTGGGAGACTTCAGGCCACTGGCAGCACTACAGCGACAACATGTACTCCTTCCCAGTGGAGCAGGACAACTTTGCACTGAAGCCCATGAACTGTCCCGGACACTG tctgatgttcagcCACAGACCTCGGTCGTGGAGGGAGCTGCCTCTGAGACTGGCTGATTTCGGGGTGCTCCATAGGAACGAGCTATCAGGGACACTCACCGGCCTTACGAGGGTGCGCCGCTTCCAACAGGATGATGCTCACATCTTCTGCACCATGGAACAG ATTGAGTCTGAGATGAAGGGCTGTCTGGACTTCCTCCGCTGTGTCTATGACGTCTTTGGCTTCTCTTTCCAGCTGCACCTTTCAACCCGTCCAGAGAAGTACCTAGGAGATATCGCTGTCTGGAACCAGGCTGAGAAG CAACTGGAGAACAGCCTGAATGAGTTTGGGGAACCATGGAAACTAAACCCCGGAGACGGTGCTTTCTATGGACCCAAG ATTGACATTAAGATCAAAGATGCTATTGGCCGGTATCATCAATGTGCAACCATTCAGCTGGACTTCCAGCTTCCCATCCGCTTTAACCTGACCTTTGTAGG GAAGGACGGGGATGACAAAGCGAGACCGGTCATCATCCACCGGGCCATTCTGGGCTCTGTGGAGAGGATGATAGCCATCCTCACTGAGAACTACGCWGGGAAATG GCCCCTCTGGCTGTCCCCACGTCAGGTGATGTTTGTACCTGTCAACCCTACCTGTGAAGAATATGCCAGGAGG